From the genome of Streptomyces sp. NBC_01116, one region includes:
- a CDS encoding sulfite exporter TauE/SafE family protein gives MALSIWEILAVFAAGVGAGTINTIVGSGTLITFPVLLATGLPPVTATVSNALGLIPGSISGAIGYRKELAGQRRRILKLGVGAAIGGLCGATLLLALPSTAFETIVPVLVALALVLVILQPRISKAVQRRREHTGATPRTDGGPLLFTGLMLASVYGGYFTAAQGIIYLSLMGMLLDDTMQRLNAVKNVLAAVVNTIAALFFLFVADFDWTAVVLIAVGSAIGGQIGAKVGRRLSPTVLRALIVAVGTMAIVQLLLR, from the coding sequence ATGGCCTTGTCCATCTGGGAAATACTCGCCGTCTTCGCGGCCGGCGTCGGAGCGGGCACGATCAACACGATCGTCGGCTCGGGCACTCTGATCACCTTCCCCGTCCTGCTCGCCACCGGGCTCCCGCCGGTCACCGCGACCGTCTCCAACGCACTGGGCCTCATCCCCGGCTCCATCAGCGGGGCCATCGGCTACCGCAAGGAGCTCGCCGGACAGCGCCGACGCATCCTCAAGCTGGGCGTCGGCGCGGCGATCGGCGGCCTCTGCGGGGCGACCCTGCTCCTCGCCCTGCCCTCCACCGCCTTCGAGACGATCGTTCCGGTCCTGGTCGCCCTGGCCCTGGTCCTGGTGATCCTGCAACCACGCATCAGCAAAGCCGTCCAGCGCCGCAGGGAACACACCGGGGCCACGCCCCGCACCGACGGCGGCCCGCTCCTGTTCACCGGCCTGATGCTCGCCAGCGTCTACGGCGGCTACTTCACCGCCGCCCAGGGGATCATCTACCTGTCGTTGATGGGCATGCTGCTCGATGACACGATGCAGCGCCTCAACGCCGTCAAGAACGTCCTGGCGGCCGTGGTCAACACCATCGCCGCGCTGTTCTTCCTCTTCGTCGCCGACTTCGACTGGACGGCCGTCGTCCTCATCGCGGTCGGCTCGGCCATCGGCGGCCAGATAGGCGCCAAGGTCGGCCGCCGCCTGAGCCCCACCGTCCTGCGCGCCCTCATCGTGGCAGTCGGCACGATGGCCATCGTCCAACTACTGCTCCGCTGA
- a CDS encoding ABC transporter ATP-binding protein codes for MSDVLELVDVSVVRDGRALVDDVSWSVKEGERWVILGPNGAGKTTLLNLASSYLFPSTGTATILGEQLGGIGTDVFELRPRIGMAGVAMADKLPKRQTVLQTVLTAAYGMTATWHESYEAVDEERARAFLDRLGMTEYLDRRFGTLSEGERKRTLIARAMMTDPELLLLDEPAAGLDLGGREDLVRRLGRLARDPFAPSMIMVTHHVEEIAPGFTHVLMIRQGKILAAGPMETELSSRNLSLCFGLPLIVEHTGDRYTAHGLPLS; via the coding sequence ATGAGCGATGTACTGGAGCTGGTGGACGTATCCGTGGTCCGCGACGGACGCGCTCTGGTGGACGATGTCTCCTGGTCGGTCAAGGAGGGGGAGCGCTGGGTCATCCTGGGCCCCAACGGCGCCGGCAAGACGACCCTCCTCAACCTCGCCTCCAGCTACCTTTTCCCGAGCACGGGAACGGCCACCATCCTCGGCGAACAGCTCGGCGGCATCGGCACCGACGTCTTCGAGCTCCGCCCCCGGATCGGCATGGCGGGCGTGGCGATGGCCGACAAGCTGCCCAAGCGCCAGACGGTGCTGCAGACGGTCCTCACCGCCGCGTACGGCATGACCGCCACCTGGCACGAGAGCTACGAGGCCGTCGACGAGGAGCGCGCCCGCGCCTTCCTCGACCGCCTCGGCATGACCGAGTACCTGGACCGCAGGTTCGGCACGCTCTCCGAAGGAGAGCGCAAGCGCACGCTGATCGCCCGCGCCATGATGACCGACCCCGAACTGCTGCTCCTGGACGAGCCCGCCGCCGGGCTCGACCTCGGCGGGCGCGAGGACCTCGTACGCCGCCTCGGCCGCCTCGCCCGCGACCCCTTCGCCCCCTCCATGATCATGGTCACCCACCATGTCGAGGAGATCGCGCCCGGGTTCACCCACGTCCTGATGATCCGCCAGGGCAAGATCCTCGCGGCCGGCCCCATGGAGACCGAGCTCAGCTCCCGCAACCTCTCCCTCTGCTTCGGCCTGCCGCTCATCGTCGAGCACACCGGCGACCGCTACACCGCCCACGGCCTCCCGCTCTCCTGA
- a CDS encoding SPFH domain-containing protein: MNAIVIVLIILVVLVFIALIKTIQVIPQASAAIVERFGRYTRTLNAGLNIVVPFIDSIRNRIDLREQVVPFPPQPVITQDNLVVNIDTVIYYQVTDARAATYEVASYIQAIEQLTVTTLRNIIGGMDLERTLTSREEINAALRGVLDEATGKWGIRVNRVELKAIEPPTSIQDSMEKQMRADRDKRAAILTAEGIRQSQILTAEGEKQSAILRAEGEAKAAALRAEGEAQAVRTVFEAIHAGDPDQKLLSYQYLQMLPKIAEGDANKLWIVPSEIGDALKGLSGAFGNLGGGMPGFNTGGNGGNGGNGGNGGGSGHGTIPAPAVERREEPPVS; encoded by the coding sequence ATGAATGCGATCGTCATCGTCCTGATCATTCTGGTGGTGCTCGTCTTCATCGCCCTGATCAAGACGATTCAGGTCATCCCGCAGGCCAGTGCCGCCATCGTGGAGCGGTTCGGCCGCTACACCCGCACCCTGAACGCGGGCCTGAACATCGTCGTCCCGTTCATCGACTCGATCCGCAACCGGATCGACCTCCGTGAACAGGTGGTGCCCTTCCCGCCGCAGCCGGTGATCACCCAGGACAACCTGGTCGTCAACATCGACACCGTCATCTACTACCAGGTCACCGACGCCCGCGCCGCGACCTACGAAGTCGCCAGTTACATCCAGGCGATCGAGCAGCTCACGGTCACCACCCTCCGCAACATCATCGGCGGCATGGACCTGGAGCGGACCCTCACCTCCCGTGAGGAGATCAACGCGGCCCTGCGCGGAGTCCTCGACGAGGCGACGGGCAAGTGGGGCATCCGCGTCAACCGCGTCGAGCTCAAGGCGATCGAGCCGCCGACCTCCATCCAGGACTCGATGGAGAAGCAGATGCGCGCCGACCGCGACAAGCGCGCGGCGATCCTCACCGCCGAGGGCATCAGGCAGTCCCAGATCCTCACCGCCGAGGGCGAGAAGCAGTCCGCGATCCTGCGCGCCGAGGGCGAGGCCAAGGCCGCCGCCCTGCGCGCCGAGGGCGAGGCCCAGGCCGTCCGCACGGTCTTCGAGGCCATCCACGCCGGAGACCCGGACCAGAAGCTCCTCTCGTACCAGTACCTCCAGATGCTTCCGAAGATCGCCGAGGGCGACGCCAACAAGCTCTGGATCGTGCCCAGCGAGATCGGCGACGCCCTCAAGGGCCTCAGCGGCGCCTTCGGGAACCTCGGCGGCGGCATGCCCGGCTTCAACACCGGCGGCAACGGTGGAAATGGCGGCAACGGCGGCAACGGCGGAGGAAGCGGTCACGGCACCATCCCCGCCCCGGCGGTGGAACGACGCGAGGAACCCCCGGTCTCCTGA
- a CDS encoding HNH endonuclease has protein sequence MRDTLVLNASFEPLSTVTLNRAVVLILTDKAVVEQSHPELRMRGAAVDIPAPRVIRLCRYVRVPFRRQAPWSRRGVLIRDQHRCAYCGRRASTVDHVVPRAQGGQDTWLNTVASCAEDNHRKAARTPDQAGMPLLKQPFVPSPAEAMLLAMGAGDRSALPEWLDRAAAAA, from the coding sequence ATGCGTGACACGCTGGTTCTCAACGCGAGCTTCGAGCCGCTGTCGACAGTGACGCTCAACCGTGCGGTGGTCCTGATCCTGACGGACAAGGCCGTCGTCGAGCAGTCGCATCCCGAGCTCCGTATGCGTGGTGCCGCCGTGGATATTCCGGCGCCCCGGGTGATCCGGCTCTGCCGGTACGTACGGGTGCCGTTCCGAAGACAGGCGCCGTGGTCCAGAAGGGGCGTGCTGATCCGGGACCAGCACCGGTGCGCGTACTGCGGGCGGCGGGCGTCCACCGTCGACCATGTGGTGCCGCGTGCCCAGGGCGGGCAGGACACCTGGCTGAACACGGTGGCCTCCTGTGCCGAGGACAACCACCGCAAGGCCGCCCGGACACCGGATCAGGCGGGGATGCCCCTGCTGAAGCAGCCCTTCGTCCCCTCCCCCGCCGAGGCGATGCTGCTGGCGATGGGGGCCGGCGACCGCTCGGCGCTGCCCGAGTGGCTGGACCGGGCAGCGGCGGCGGCGTAA
- a CDS encoding GAF domain-containing sensor histidine kinase, with protein sequence MSHRPPSGLAAVSAALLAMSRHLEVGDVLKTIVASARELLDAQYAALGVPDDHGGFAQFVVDGVSDEQWKAIGPLPRQHGILAAMLHQAKPERLADVRKDPRFEGWPDAHPDMSDFLGLPITDGDEIIGALFLANKLCPKPEGGCGFTAEDEELLQILAQHAAIALTNARLYERSRELTIAEERSRLAHELHDAVSQKLFSLRLTAQAATALVDRDPARAKGELQQVAALAAEAVDELRAAVVELRPAALDEDGLIATLRTQIQVLDRAHAAEVAFESCGVRALPAAQEEALLRVAQEALHNALRHSGAERVSVSLARRGADTVLRVTDDGSGFDPTAVRRAGRHLGLVSMRHRANSVGGRLTVASEPGKGATIEMEVPGG encoded by the coding sequence ATGAGCCATCGCCCACCGTCGGGCCTCGCCGCGGTGAGTGCCGCGCTTCTCGCCATGAGCCGGCACCTCGAAGTGGGCGACGTCCTCAAGACGATCGTCGCCTCCGCCCGCGAACTGCTCGACGCCCAGTACGCGGCCCTCGGCGTCCCGGACGACCACGGCGGCTTCGCCCAGTTCGTGGTCGACGGCGTCAGCGACGAACAGTGGAAGGCCATCGGCCCGCTGCCCCGCCAGCACGGCATCCTCGCCGCGATGCTCCACCAGGCGAAGCCCGAACGGCTCGCCGACGTCCGCAAGGACCCCCGCTTCGAGGGCTGGCCCGACGCCCACCCCGACATGTCCGACTTCCTCGGTCTGCCCATCACGGACGGCGACGAGATCATCGGAGCGCTGTTCCTCGCCAACAAGCTGTGCCCCAAGCCCGAGGGCGGCTGCGGCTTCACCGCCGAGGACGAGGAACTGCTCCAGATCCTCGCCCAGCACGCCGCCATCGCGCTCACCAACGCCCGCCTCTACGAGCGCAGCCGCGAGCTGACCATCGCCGAGGAACGCTCCCGGCTGGCCCACGAACTGCACGACGCGGTCAGCCAGAAGCTGTTCTCGCTCCGCCTCACCGCCCAGGCCGCCACCGCGCTCGTCGACCGCGACCCGGCCCGCGCCAAGGGGGAGCTCCAGCAGGTCGCCGCCCTCGCCGCCGAGGCGGTCGACGAGCTGCGGGCCGCCGTCGTGGAGCTGCGGCCCGCCGCACTCGACGAGGACGGGCTCATCGCCACCCTCCGCACCCAGATCCAGGTCCTGGACCGGGCGCACGCCGCCGAGGTCGCCTTCGAGAGCTGCGGAGTGCGCGCGCTGCCCGCGGCCCAGGAGGAAGCGCTCCTCCGGGTCGCGCAGGAGGCCCTCCACAACGCCCTGCGCCACTCCGGTGCGGAGCGTGTGAGCGTCAGCCTCGCCCGGCGCGGCGCCGACACCGTCCTGCGCGTCACCGACGACGGGAGCGGCTTCGACCCCACCGCCGTCCGGCGGGCGGGGCGCCACCTCGGCCTCGTCTCCATGCGCCACCGGGCGAACAGTGTCGGCGGCCGGCTCACCGTTGCCTCGGAGCCCGGCAAGGGCGCCACGATCGAGATGGAGGTCCCCGGTGGCTGA
- a CDS encoding S-adenosylmethionine:tRNA ribosyltransferase-isomerase, which yields MWAGGGGPGGPVAWRVPAALSARVPAEQRGSGRDDVRLLVSRGCAVSHHAFRELPGQLRAGDVLVVNTSLTLPAAVNGRVGGERVVVHFSTRGADGRWAVELRAPGGAGVTGPRPGGPAGAVVRLPGGRALVLEEPLGPAAGARLWWARAPEQVPELLRRYGRPIRYGYTERDQPLSAYRTVFAAPSPDGSGSAEMPSAARPFTVALVAELVRRGVLFAPLSLHTGVASAEAHEPPYPERFAVPAATAWLVNAVRAARGGDRAAGGRVIAVGTTAVRALESAAGDDGVVRPAGGWTDLVVTPRRGVRVVDGLLTGLHEPEASHLLMLEAVAGREALRHGYEAALRERYLWHEFGDVHLILPDEERDAPNCSSNEW from the coding sequence CTGTGGGCCGGGGGCGGCGGGCCGGGGGGCCCGGTGGCGTGGCGGGTGCCCGCCGCGCTGTCGGCCCGGGTTCCGGCCGAGCAGCGGGGTTCGGGGCGTGACGACGTACGGCTGCTCGTGTCGCGCGGGTGCGCGGTGTCGCACCATGCGTTCCGGGAGCTGCCCGGGCAGTTGCGGGCCGGGGACGTGCTGGTGGTGAACACGTCCCTGACGCTGCCCGCCGCCGTGAACGGGCGGGTGGGCGGGGAACGGGTCGTCGTGCACTTCTCGACGCGGGGTGCCGACGGGCGGTGGGCGGTGGAGCTGCGGGCCCCCGGCGGGGCGGGGGTCACCGGGCCTCGCCCGGGCGGCCCCGCGGGCGCGGTGGTGCGGCTGCCCGGCGGACGGGCCCTGGTGCTGGAGGAGCCGCTGGGGCCCGCGGCGGGGGCCCGGCTGTGGTGGGCGCGGGCTCCGGAGCAGGTGCCGGAGCTGTTGCGGCGGTACGGGCGGCCGATCCGGTACGGGTACACGGAGCGGGATCAGCCGCTGTCGGCGTATCGGACGGTGTTCGCGGCACCCTCGCCCGACGGGAGCGGCTCGGCGGAGATGCCGAGTGCCGCGCGCCCCTTCACGGTCGCGCTGGTGGCGGAGCTGGTGCGTCGGGGGGTGCTGTTCGCTCCGCTGTCCCTGCATACGGGGGTGGCTTCGGCGGAGGCGCACGAACCGCCGTACCCGGAGCGGTTCGCGGTGCCGGCGGCGACGGCGTGGCTGGTGAACGCGGTGCGGGCGGCGCGGGGCGGGGACCGTGCGGCGGGCGGGCGGGTGATCGCGGTGGGGACGACGGCCGTACGGGCGCTGGAGTCGGCGGCCGGGGACGACGGGGTGGTCCGGCCGGCCGGGGGGTGGACGGATCTGGTGGTGACGCCGCGGCGGGGCGTGCGGGTGGTCGACGGGCTGCTGACCGGGCTGCACGAGCCGGAGGCCTCGCATCTGCTGATGCTGGAGGCGGTGGCGGGGCGCGAGGCGCTGCGCCATGGGTACGAGGCGGCGCTGCGCGAGCGCTACCTCTGGCATGAGTTCGGGGACGTCCACCTCATCCTGCCGGACGAGGAACGTGACGCTCCGAATTGCTCCAGCAACGAGTGGTGA
- a CDS encoding response regulator, whose product MADKIIRVLLVDDHQVVRRGLRTFLEVQEDIEVVGEASDGAEGVARTEELRPDVVLMDIKMPGTDGIEALRRLRELDNPAKVLIVTSFTEQRTVVPALRAGASGYVYKDVDPDALAGAIRSVHAGHVLLQPEVAGALLAQDDAGTGTGRGSTLTEREREVLGLIADGRSNREIARAFVLSEKTVKTHVSNILMKLDVADRTQAALWAVRNGAAG is encoded by the coding sequence GTGGCTGACAAGATCATCAGGGTGCTGCTGGTCGACGACCACCAGGTGGTCCGCCGCGGGCTGCGTACGTTCCTGGAGGTCCAGGAGGACATAGAGGTCGTCGGTGAGGCGTCCGACGGCGCCGAGGGCGTGGCCCGGACCGAGGAGCTCCGCCCCGACGTCGTACTGATGGACATCAAGATGCCCGGCACCGACGGCATCGAGGCCCTGCGCCGCCTCCGGGAGCTCGACAACCCCGCCAAGGTCCTCATCGTCACCAGCTTCACCGAACAGCGCACGGTGGTCCCCGCCCTGCGCGCGGGAGCCTCCGGCTACGTCTACAAGGACGTCGACCCGGACGCTCTGGCCGGGGCGATCCGCTCGGTGCACGCCGGACACGTCCTGCTCCAGCCGGAGGTCGCGGGAGCGCTGCTGGCCCAGGACGACGCGGGCACCGGCACGGGCCGGGGGAGCACGCTCACCGAGCGGGAACGCGAAGTGCTCGGACTCATCGCGGACGGGCGTTCGAACCGTGAGATCGCGCGTGCGTTCGTCCTGTCGGAGAAGACGGTCAAGACGCACGTGTCGAACATCCTGATGAAGCTCGACGTCGCCGACCGGACCCAGGCGGCGCTGTGGGCGGTACGCAACGGGGCGGCGGGCTGA
- a CDS encoding SDR family NAD(P)-dependent oxidoreductase produces the protein MPVAMITGGSKGLGRALAAALAGQGWDLVLDARTAEVLEDTAQELRGRFATRVVAVPGDVTDAAHRADLVAAAGALGGLDLLVSNASVLGAEPLVRLDAQPLEGLRRALETNVVAALGLVQEALPSLRAAPAGAVVVISSDAAAEPYPTWGGYGASKAALDQLAAVLGEEEPGLRVWAVDPGDMATDLYAAAVPEEADEARPTPESVAPAFLRLVRERPASGRFAAPALLEGRGGPAGQGGGPR, from the coding sequence ATGCCGGTCGCGATGATCACGGGTGGTTCGAAGGGACTGGGGCGCGCGTTGGCGGCGGCGCTGGCCGGGCAGGGGTGGGACCTGGTGCTGGACGCCCGGACCGCCGAGGTGCTGGAGGACACGGCGCAAGAGCTGCGCGGGCGGTTCGCGACGCGGGTGGTGGCGGTGCCGGGGGACGTCACGGACGCGGCGCACCGGGCGGACCTGGTGGCGGCCGCCGGGGCGCTGGGCGGTCTCGACCTGCTGGTGAGCAACGCGAGCGTCCTGGGCGCGGAACCGCTGGTCCGGCTGGACGCGCAGCCGCTGGAGGGGCTGCGGCGGGCGCTGGAGACGAATGTGGTGGCGGCGCTCGGTCTCGTACAGGAGGCGTTGCCGTCGCTGCGAGCCGCTCCGGCGGGGGCGGTGGTGGTGATCAGTTCGGACGCGGCGGCGGAGCCGTACCCGACGTGGGGCGGTTACGGGGCGTCGAAGGCGGCGCTGGACCAGCTGGCGGCGGTGCTGGGCGAGGAGGAGCCGGGGCTGCGGGTCTGGGCCGTCGACCCGGGTGACATGGCGACGGACCTGTACGCCGCGGCGGTCCCGGAGGAGGCGGACGAGGCGCGGCCGACGCCGGAGAGCGTGGCGCCCGCCTTCCTGCGGCTGGTGCGGGAGCGGCCGGCCAGCGGGCGGTTCGCCGCTCCGGCCCTGCTGGAGGGGCGGGGCGGACCGGCCGGGCAGGGCGGGGGCCCGCGGTGA
- a CDS encoding chaplin family protein, with protein MKNLKKAAAVTMIAGGLIAAGAGAASATGHSGADAHGVATHSPGVASGNLVQVPVAVPVNVVGNTVNVVGLLNPAFGNLGLNH; from the coding sequence GTGAAGAACCTGAAGAAGGCCGCCGCCGTCACCATGATCGCGGGCGGGCTCATCGCCGCCGGCGCCGGAGCCGCCTCCGCCACCGGCCACAGCGGCGCCGACGCCCACGGCGTGGCCACCCACTCCCCGGGCGTCGCCAGCGGCAACCTCGTGCAGGTTCCCGTCGCCGTCCCGGTGAACGTGGTCGGCAACACGGTGAACGTGGTGGGCCTGCTCAACCCGGCCTTCGGCAACCTCGGCCTCAACCACTGA
- a CDS encoding transglycosylase SLT domain-containing protein: MSATRIPSRVRRLNKVQKISVAGVSALGVAALTFSLVPSNAEAEIAPQAAAAAAPVAFTNAAGSAQAKTVQNSMLEQHSTAEQLVKAADAAKAKAAAETKAAAAKAKAASEAKAKAAADAKAKAKAADDAKDKAAKAKEDAKKRGTEAANRSTPRKPVYANNLDGWIREAMAIMKKEGIPGSYEGIHRNIIRESSGNRWAINNWDINAQNGIPSKGLLQVIQPTFDRYHVAGTKKDLYDPVANIVAACNYAADRYGTMDNVDSAY; the protein is encoded by the coding sequence ATGTCTGCGACTCGCATACCCAGCCGTGTCCGTCGTCTGAACAAGGTCCAGAAGATCTCCGTGGCCGGTGTGTCGGCCCTGGGCGTCGCCGCCCTGACCTTCTCGCTCGTCCCGTCGAACGCCGAGGCCGAGATCGCCCCGCAGGCAGCGGCTGCCGCCGCGCCGGTGGCGTTCACCAACGCCGCGGGCTCCGCCCAGGCCAAGACCGTGCAGAACAGCATGCTCGAGCAGCACTCCACCGCCGAGCAGCTGGTGAAGGCCGCCGACGCCGCCAAGGCGAAGGCCGCCGCCGAGACCAAGGCCGCCGCCGCGAAGGCGAAGGCCGCGTCCGAGGCGAAGGCCAAGGCCGCCGCGGACGCCAAGGCGAAGGCGAAGGCCGCCGACGACGCGAAGGACAAGGCCGCCAAGGCCAAGGAGGACGCGAAGAAGCGCGGCACCGAGGCCGCGAACCGCTCCACCCCGCGCAAGCCCGTCTACGCGAACAACCTGGACGGCTGGATCCGCGAGGCCATGGCGATCATGAAGAAGGAAGGCATCCCCGGCTCCTACGAGGGGATCCACCGCAACATCATCCGCGAGTCCAGCGGTAACCGCTGGGCCATCAACAACTGGGACATCAACGCCCAGAACGGCATCCCCTCCAAGGGCCTGCTCCAGGTGATCCAGCCGACCTTCGACCGCTACCACGTGGCGGGCACCAAGAAGGACCTGTACGACCCGGTCGCCAACATCGTCGCCGCCTGCAACTACGCGGCCGACCGCTACGGCACCATGGACAACGTCGACAGCGCGTACTGA
- a CDS encoding NfeD family protein, which translates to MDIDAWVWWLIGAVGLGIPLVLTAMPEFGMFAVGAVAASAVAALGGGIVAQVLVFVLVSIALIAVVRPIAARHRTGQTGHASGIDALRGRQAVVLERVSASDGRIKLAGEVWSARTLDADQVFEPGSQVDVVDIDGATAVVM; encoded by the coding sequence GTGGACATCGACGCATGGGTGTGGTGGCTGATCGGCGCTGTGGGACTGGGCATCCCCCTCGTCCTGACCGCGATGCCCGAATTCGGGATGTTCGCCGTCGGGGCGGTGGCCGCATCGGCCGTCGCCGCCCTGGGCGGCGGAATCGTCGCCCAGGTTCTGGTCTTCGTCCTGGTCTCGATCGCGCTGATCGCCGTCGTGCGCCCGATCGCCGCCAGACACCGGACCGGACAGACCGGGCACGCCAGCGGCATCGACGCCCTGAGGGGACGTCAAGCGGTCGTGCTGGAACGGGTATCGGCCTCCGACGGCCGCATCAAGCTCGCCGGTGAGGTCTGGTCGGCCCGCACACTCGACGCCGACCAGGTCTTCGAACCCGGCAGCCAGGTCGATGTCGTGGACATCGACGGCGCGACGGCCGTCGTCATGTGA